Proteins from a genomic interval of Desulfofustis limnaeus:
- a CDS encoding TraR/DksA family transcriptional regulator has translation MVDLFDRAQEAEERDRKRALKAALRQGQRIGPSALVCSECGEPIPEARRIASPGCTRCITCERAQEDKQRR, from the coding sequence GTGGTAGATCTTTTTGACCGAGCACAAGAAGCGGAAGAGCGAGACCGCAAGCGGGCATTGAAAGCGGCTTTGCGCCAGGGCCAACGTATAGGCCCCTCTGCCCTGGTCTGCAGCGAATGCGGCGAGCCGATCCCGGAGGCGCGACGCATCGCCTCACCCGGCTGCACCCGCTGCATTACCTGCGAACGCGCCCAGGAAGACAAACAGAGGAGATAA
- a CDS encoding type I restriction endonuclease, which yields MEFIDQLNALSARALKQRDIIKTEEATKNALVMPFIQTLGYDIFDPTEVIPEFTADVGKKKGEKVDYAIVADGQLSMLFECKCCGSNLNDCHASQLRRYFHVTTARIAVLTNGLVYRFFSDLEEPNKMDEKPFMEVNLVDIDPQILPELKKLTKNSFELEKMLSTANDLKYTREIKNLLESEFAAPSQEFVKLILSNVYSGLKTQQVIEQFTPIVKQAINLWLLVVLCGFDFSRDQTHTKRQKDRKTTCCFMGYPQSGYKGISNNGCHLSVRRAGLLKAIRGFLLWAASLSRPMPNPLS from the coding sequence ATGGAATTTATCGATCAGCTTAATGCGCTTTCAGCACGAGCACTCAAGCAAAGAGATATTATCAAAACCGAAGAAGCTACCAAGAACGCTCTTGTAATGCCTTTCATCCAGACGCTCGGCTATGACATCTTCGATCCTACCGAGGTGATTCCAGAATTTACTGCTGACGTTGGGAAGAAAAAAGGCGAGAAGGTTGACTACGCGATTGTTGCCGATGGCCAATTATCCATGTTGTTCGAGTGTAAGTGTTGCGGTTCTAATCTAAACGATTGCCATGCATCGCAGCTGAGACGCTACTTCCACGTGACCACCGCCAGGATTGCCGTTCTAACAAACGGTTTGGTGTATAGATTTTTTTCAGATCTGGAAGAGCCGAATAAAATGGATGAGAAGCCATTTATGGAAGTAAATCTGGTTGATATTGATCCACAAATTCTACCAGAGTTGAAGAAACTGACTAAGAATTCTTTTGAACTCGAAAAGATGCTGTCAACGGCGAACGACCTAAAATACACGAGAGAGATAAAGAACCTACTTGAATCGGAATTTGCCGCACCGTCACAAGAATTCGTCAAGCTTATCCTTAGCAATGTGTACTCAGGTTTAAAAACGCAGCAGGTGATTGAGCAATTTACACCAATAGTCAAGCAGGCCATTAATCTTTGGCTCCTCGTCGTTTTGTGTGGATTTGATTTTTCAAGAGATCAAACCCACACAAAACGACAAAAAGACAGAAAAACAACATGTTGTTTCATGGGATACCCCCAATCAGGGTACAAAGGCATCTCCAACAATGGCTGCCACCTGAGTGTCCGGAGAGCAGGGCTACTGAAGGCAATCCGAGGTTTTCTGCTCTGGGCGGCATCATTATCTCGGCCCATGCCGAACCCCCTGTCATAG